Genomic DNA from Paenibacillus donghaensis:
ACATAGTCTCCAACCTTCTTATTCAACACAAAGCCTGATGTTGGTTCATTCTCATAGTCTACCGGATCGATATTATTGTCTCTCCAGCTTTCCCAGGAAGCTTTCTTTCTCAATACTCCTTTGTGATCTTCATAAATTACGTAAGCCAATTTCTTGGTATATGTATTATCGCGATTCTGAAATCCAACTTTAATTTTAGTTGGAATGAATATATTTGTTTTCAATTTAGCACTCCTTTTAAGGATTCCATTTCATTTTGAATCTCAGCAATCTTCTTGTCATAATATTTCATTTTGGATTCTTTGGCAGATTCAAAATCTATAATTATTGTTTTACATTGTTTCTTATAATGCTTTACACATTCTTTTTCATCGTAGAAGATATTGAGTGATGTTCCAGTTAGTGATCGATATCCAGTGTTATCATATGGAGCAATCACTTGTGCTAACGGTTTGCCATTCTTCCCAAATGGCCTAAAGTGAAATTCCGAATAATATACAGTTTTATTACTTGGCAATTCTTCATTGCTTACGACCATAACTTTGGTGGGCTTAACATGACGGATTGGTTGATTATCAATATCGTTAAATCGATAATCGCATATCCAGACTTCTTCTCCAATCTTGACTACTTTGTTATACTCAGTGTGATTCAATTATAAGCCCTCCCAATTATTTATTCCTAACTTCTATTGATTTCTTCAATAGCCACACCACTTAGCCTCATAATATCCAACAACATATTTGGTATGTTTTCTCTTACACATTCCCATCCATACAGAGTAACACCATAATATGCACCTTCTACTTCAGCATCTTCATCAAACATATCTCCTCGAAGTCGAATCATTCTTTCTTTAAAATTTTCTTGTCCAATGCAATTGTATTCTTTATCGTAAACATCATATATTTCATCGTCTTCTTCTTTGTATTTATATGATGTAATTATCTTACCTTCATTTCCAGCTACTGGATCAGATTTTAGCCATTCATACACTTCTTCATCTGATTTAGCTTGCAGATAGGTTACTATTCCGGCTTTACTGTCTTTTGGAGCAAAATGCTCAAACATAATTTTATATAGATTCATTTTTAATACGCCCTTCCTTCATATTAACGATCTTAATTATTTCATTATATTTATTGCTATCAAAATGAATACTGTTCCTAATAAATGAGCCATATTCTTTTTGGTTATATAATTCCTTAAGTTCTTTAGTACACTTTTTAAAGTTTGAAAGCCCTGCAAACAACACTAGAACTGGGAAAAGAATAGTTGTTAGAGCAATGGCAATATTATTTGTGAAGCTGTGAAGAATAACCCCTTGATCACTATAATAATATTCATATTTATCATTCCACTTGATTTGACGATATTTGAATAATGAATTATGCTGCTCCTTTGTTAATTGGAATTTTATGTACCCATATTCGGTTGGACATTTATATTTATAGTTAGACACTTAGTACCTCCATTTATGTCTTGCTTTCTGTTCCTCTTGTCCCAATCTTTTAAAATGGCATTCCAACATTCATCTGATCCCTTTAATAATAGATAGTCTGGAATTTTGTACGTATCTTGTACCCCATATTGACCAAGTTCAATAATATAATGTCCATTTGTTATCTCCCCCTCCACCCATTTTGCATATTCAATGTTTTTCTCTTTATGCGACAGCTTAGTCCATTGATCATATAACTCTTGTGCGGTGTCAATATAGTTCAATCTTAGTTTTGAGTACATAACTTTGATCCTCCTTATTATAAAATACGCCTTTTACCGACTTCCTCGTTGATCTACAAGCTCTTTAATTAGCAAATCATGCAACTCTCTACTAATACTCTTCCATTCCATGTCTTTATCTGTTCTAATGCCAATGCTAAACGAGTCTGTTACTGTATCTGTACAAATTCTTACCGATCCATTATTTACTTTAAGAATCGTCGTCCCTCTTTGTCCTGATAGCACACTACCCCACTCCTTTCCTTCTCTATGAAATCTCTCTTTTACGCAAACTCTAAATAATTTATTGCCTCAATAACATCTATGTTCATCTAAGCACCAACCTCATGTTGAATCGACTCAATATCTGAAATCAGTTTCGTTGTTTCTTCGATATATTCTGGATACTCATTTTTAAGATAATCTACAGCAATCCATTCGCTCAAATCAAACCTTGCTTTTTCAAGCAGATTTAGTATTTCTTTCATCTGATCAACTATACCCATCAATCATTCTCCTAAGCCCAATATTCAACTGCATCTTCAAAATCAATCCAGAATGTTTCATTCATCTCCGTATCAGTCTCAACATCATAAAATTGAATCAACATTTCATTCCGATGATCTTCTTTAACGACAAAGCCTTCAGGGTGCAATTTCCAGCCGTTAGGAAAGGGTGCTCCCACCTATTGAGTTTCTGAAATACCTCATTTTCCGTTGAGGCAAGCCTACAAACAAATCCAGTGTAATCTTTTGTATCATTGTATCCTTCAATTCTTTCAGCCATTAATACTCATCATCTCCCGACTCTTCGATTTCATCAATTTTTGTTCTCAACAATTCAATGTCATCATCTAATTCCGCAACATTTGCCATCAATAGATTTATTTGAAGTTGTAACCTTGTTCTCGTTTCGATTTTGGAGCCTAATTCATCAATCAATAAGTCATAATCATTCATGCCGCCCATTCCTTTCAGTATCAAATATATCTTTCATCAGTATTAATACCTTATCACAGGTCTATCTTTCCAATCTCTTTTCCTATCAAGAACATATTTACCTCTATACTTGTCAGACAACTTAAGATTTTTCTGGGCTTCAAGCATGTCAATTTTTTCTGAAATGTCTCTGCGTTGTTTATATAGCTTATCTAGTTGTTCATATATCTGTTCCAATGTTGGATTTAGGTTGATCATTTCATACACCCTTTATATATTATTGTTTGATTGCTTCTAGCAAACAATCAAGCGCTTCAGCAATATATCCATCCTCTTTATATTCAACGCTTAGTTGTTGATACACACCTTCAATCTGATTATAAGCTCGATACAAAATATCTTTTTGCTCCTTGTTAATGTTCTTGGTTTTGATCACTGTTCATTCCTCCTTTTATTTGAGATAAAAGCATTATTTCATTAGTCACACGACTAATCTATAAATTCATAATGCCCATGCTGGACGACATCAGGACCATCAGCCCAAACTTGGATACCTATAAATGAGTATATATTTTCATCTCTTACGAGGAATTGTTCCCCAACTTCGTACCAATTGTAATCTTCTCTTTTAATCACTCTAATATTTTTCATTTTATATTTTCCTTTCTTATACATTATTAATCTGATTATAACTTTATATTTGACCCTTTCTCACATTCTTTAAGATATGCTTCAGCCCAACAACTTTTACAGAATGATTTTCCTTCTAGTGATTCTGGAAAAGGAAACACCATGCCTCTTTTATATATATTTCTTGTTTTTGTTCCACATTTATCGCATTCATGATAAACAATCTTATCTGCACTGTAACTAGGTTCAAATTCAACAGTCACTTCAAACTCTTCGTCACATTTCTGACATTCCCAATCCAACTTATTGTCGTCTGATAAACCATCAGTTAAGGCATGAGACATGTCATTTTCGTATCCACAATAGGGGCAATCCACTGTATCGTAAATATTCAATTCCTCCTTTCTAAATCAAACTTGTATTCTATCAGGTTTTTATTTTGCTAATGCAGCAAGTTCTTCCCATCGTTTTCTCACATTTGGACTAGTCATTCCATCATCATTTTCTAGTTTCTCTTTCGCTACTTTCCCCACCTCAGGTTTCCAATCTTCTATCCATTCACGCACCTGATTAATTAAATCATACTGGGGATAAAGAAGTTTGCTGCCATCAACGATTCCAAAAGGTCCTTCAATTCCTTTTGTTTTTCTTATAAATTCCATCCCAGACCAACCGCATTGAAATCCAGTCATACCTTGCTTTGAAGCAAAATAATTGAACATTGCAACCGTTACATTGGCAAGTGATTCAGCAATTGTATTGTAGTCATGACTTTGATTTTCTTGCTCATGTAAATAACTAATTAATTCTTCTTCCGTTGTAGGCCAAGCACCATACTTTCCATCTTTCAAATAAATCATCCTTTTTTATATGTATTTTTAGTTACTGATGAAACAGTTCTTTTACGATGGAATGTACCTCTTAAAGCCCAATAGAATCAATGCTTTCTCAAATCAAATTCCCTCAAAGTATCGGCAATCTCATCACTTGAAGCAAAACTCGGCTTTTTGTGATTAACCTTACCACTCAACCTTTTAATGTATTCTACATCTCTGTCTGATCCAACTTCTGGACCAACGTAAATTGTTTTGTCTTTCATATTTCCACCCACTCAACCTAATATGTATAACAGCCCTTGCGATACTGTTTTCCTTTGTACTTATATTTAGCAATAAAAGTTTTTACGAGTACTGTTCCGTTGGCAATCTTTTCTAAAACCAATGTTCCATACTTTGTCATCCAACGAATCTTGCCCGTAAAGTTTAAACCGGAAACCTCTCTTGCGAGAGATCTCCAATTAACTCCACTTTCGATGCAGCGTTGTAAAGAGTGCTTACTAAACTTAATTTGTGAGGTATTCATAAGTTTCACCGTTTCTTAGCAGCTTTCAAATCTCGTTGCTTTTTATTTTTGGTGAGAGGGCTGCCTCCCTTTGCCATAGATTTGTCAGGTAGAATATAACCGAAAATCAATCCTTCTTTTTTACAATGTACTTTGGCTTCATTCTCGGCTCCGAGTCGATCTGTAGATACAAAGTCCTTGATTACCTTACTAGTTCCACTTTGAGTTGTTGCGATTCCGTAGAATTTAGTCATATGTATTTGATCTCCCTTGGTCTCTTTATTATAGTTTATATTATTTATTTTGTATATATGTTTATTTTATAAATATTAAATCTTTTCTCTGTAATCCTCAATAAATAACTGCATTGTCTTTGTGATTTTAAACTTTGGCTTATATTGCTTCCAATAATTCATATTCAGTGTTCCAATCGCTTCAATCTCAGTGAATACTGGAACGCTGTCGAAGTACTCTGAATCAGTCTTAAACTTCATAAGTTGCAGAGTATCACAGTCAATTTTAACGGTGTTGAGGGACTTGCCCATTAGTTTCTTGTCTGAGATGAATAATCCCTTAATGAGAAATTTGCCCTCTTTAAAATGATTTCCTGTGACACGATAGAACTCAGACAGGTAATTAATTAGTTTTTCATCAATCTGGTCAACATCAAATTCTAAATCATAATACATGGAATTGTCTGCTTCAAAATTATCTAACTTCTCATTCAGCTCTTGACGCAATAATTCGAGATTTGTTTTGTAGATCTGTAGTCCTCCTGCTGCGGGATGGCCTCCAGTGTAAAATACATTGTCACAGCTATCAAGTAAATCTAACATTGAGAAATCTTCTAGTCCCCGAAAACTTCCTGCGTATGTATCTTCATTGTCACCTTCGCCAAGTACGATTGCTGGCCTATTAAATGATTTGGACAATTTCTGTCCCACTAATCCATTCATCCCTTTACCAAGCGTTGGATCAAATACAATTACGACTTTATCATTCTCGTCGACAAATGGCTTCAACGCTCTTAACGCTTCTGTCTGGACTTCCTTGCGTCTTTCATTTGCCTTGACAAGTTCTTTTGCTAGTCCTTTAATCTCAGGACTATCCGTATCGCACATCAAAAAGTCAATTGCTAACTTAATATTATCAAATCTTGTAGCAGCCGTTACAGCAGGGCTTACACCGTACAGAAAATCAGTTGCAGATAGATTATTGAGGTCAAAATTCATAGCCTCAAATAACGTTCTAAGTCCTGCATGACGTAGGCTTTTAAGAGACAGCTTGGCATAATATCTGTTTTCTAGTTCCATCATCGACATCATATCAGCCATTAGTGAGAATCCTGGCAAGTCATCGAGTTTATTTGCATAGTATGTATCCATGTAATCGTCTATTACTTGGCAAACTTTAAAAACCAAGAGTCCACCACAAGCATTTTTATTGGGATACTCGCAACCATTTTGCTGCGGATTCACCAAAATCGCATATGGATTTTCAACAGTGACACTGTGGTGATCAATAATTAAACAGTCAATCCCTTTAGATGTTAGCAATTTCATAGTCTCTACATCATTTGATGAGCTGTCTACTGCAATCAAAAGTTTAGTTTGTTTGGGTATCTGCTCAATCAATCCCTCAATTGAATGACCTTCAGATCTTTCATTACAGACATAATATACTTCGTCAGTGAAATTCAATAAATACTTATACATAGTCACTAACGAAGTTACTCCATCGTAATCCTAACTAATCGGGGTCGCCAGTAATCGTAATAGGCTCACGGTTGCGAATAGCCAGAATGATTCGGCTTGCCAATGCATCAATATTTTTAAGTAAATATGAATCACAAATCACATTAGAGAGTGGATTCAGAAATTGATCAATATTAGTGATTCCATTTAGTTTTGCAAGTTTAGAATATGTATTATCATATGAATCAAACGGTGTAACAGGTTTGCGTTGCTTCCATTTCAATGGTTCGATCACTCCTTAATACAAATTTTATCTAATTGTTATTTTGAATTTTTCAGGCATTGTAATATTGTGGTAGTTGTTCATTGCAGCCATGAATTTATACGTAAGCTTCTTGCTTTCGCGTCCAGTGAATTTGTCGATGATTCTGATATTTACCTTTCTGTTCATATCTATCACTCTCCAGATCAAATATTTAATTACTTAGTACCTATACTTCACTCTTATTGTAAATTCAGCGTTTTTCATTCGCTCAATCTGACTAATGGCGTCAGTAATTTTTTCTTTTATCTTTTTTGATCTACTAAAAAAATAGATTAATTTATATTTTCTAATCCTCTTTTGTAATAATGACTCAGAAGACCAAATATCAATTTCACTCATTGTTTACCACCTCCATGATTTGATCAAAGATAAGTTTTACTTAATTATCTATATTGGACGACCTTCCACATCTTCCGCACTCTTCGCATTGACTAAGCGATTCTTCGTCCAGACATTGAGAACAAGCGTGTTTAAACCATTCTTCATCTCCCGGTCTAACAAGGAAATCATCTCCGCACTTAGCACAATATAATTTTTCAAACATCTTATGTTTATCTCCTCTCTACGTCCAATCAGGATTTAAATAATGAGCCAGTTCACTCACATATTTATCGTTTATGTATTCCGGTGTCAATCCTTCCATCAAACTTACTACGACTTCATATAGTGCGGTTTTGTAATCTGAATTATCAGCAAAATAAATTGCGCTTATTGCAGCATTTAGTGCTTCTCTAGCACTACCACTTAGATCATTGTCGATGAAGTTTTTCATTAACTCATCCATTAGCTTCCCATTCTTTCATTGGCTTCATCGATTATTTCGTCAAAAATGCTCTGAAGATTTTTGGCTTGCTGATTCCATGAACGAATACCTTCTGGAGTAATTTCAATATCGCTATTCTGAAAGGTGGATGATAGATGTTGGATATCAATTTGAAACGCTCTAAACCTGTTGAAGAAATTCTGATCTGTATTGATTTTTGCCATTTCATTTTTCCCCCTTAAAATTTGATCAAAGTATGTTTTCATCGCCTATTCTTGGATGGCATCGCAGAACACTTTCCATTCTGTCTTCTTATTTCTTTGAACCTTTTTGATCCCCTTGTAATTTTGGCAAGCTCTTACTCCTCCAGGGAATTCACTAGAATAGATACAAGTACATTCCTCTCTCTTTTCTCCTTTGTTTTTACCAAACAACGATTCCACTTCTCTGCTACCATATTCTCTTTGAACTGGACACTCTGATTTCAATACATGAACCTCTTCAGTTCCACCACCAATTGCACAGCAGCTTGAGAAAATTTCTTTCTTCATTATTTCACCTCATCATTTGTTTAGAGCTTTAGTATTCGTCATTGTATTTAACAAATTCATCTTCAGCACCTTCAAATGCTCTCTCGTATACACTGTCAAGCATTGTCACGATAAAATTGTCACCTGATTCAGTGTCTGCCTCATCGAGCAGATTTTCAATTAACCACTTAGCAAACTCTTTCCGTTTACCACGTCGAATTTTTGCTTCGTTCCAATTATTTGGGCTTGCATTAAAACCTCTTACAAGATTGCTGATAGGCATCTCAATAATTACTTTTTCATTTGTTGATCTTACTGTAAAACCTGTAATGTTCTTATCTTCAATTTTCATTAATGAACTCACCCTTCTTCTGGGATATATATTTACATTTTTTTGTTTCCATGTTTATACGGTCTGCTTAGGTTGTACTTCATTTTTTCCTCGATTGCTGATTCTAAATCAATCTTATAATAGCCACAAGCATCAAAAATCCTAATAATTACATCAGCAAACTCGATGGGAATGCCACAAGGTTTTTCATCTACATAAAATACATTATCGTATTCTTTACCATTTCGATGATCCTCAATTGCTTCAGAAAGCTCACTGTGCATAAGTGAAATTAGTTCACCAAAACTCTTAGGATTTTCCCACCAGCCATGATCAATAGCATTCTGATGAGCATCACTCACCAAATTATTAATATTCATTCCATCAACTCTTTCATATGTATTTTCAACTCATGAAACTATTCTTTCATCAACACTCTCTACTAACCAACATAATTAGCAAACTCATTGCCTCTATCGCAAAACTCTTTAACCATCACCCTCACCAATCCAAATGACATACCTGAGTGACCTTGGCGCTCAATTTCTTTTTTTGCATCTTCGAGGCTACCATCTTCATTTAAAATTCTGACAATGTCCAAGCAGCATCCCAATTCCATGCCATGGTATAGATCGTTAAGTCTAACAGGGACAATCTTATCCCAATAATCCCATTTATCTTGGTCTAGCACTTGTCTACCTCTTACTTTCCACTCTCCAATAAGAGAAGGGATACTTTCTTTGAATTCAGCTTCTCTCTTCTCAGAATCCTCTCTCCATTTTCGTTGCGATTCGTCAAATTCATCTTTCGTCTTACCGATGATTTCTTTATATGCTCCGTCCATCGTAACAGTGTCTGAATATAGGGTGGTTCCATTAAATTCACCACATGCTAAGATGCCTTTATCCTTATATTCTAATAATTTGTGAACAGCACTCTCAATTGTGTTTTCCCAAGAAAATTCGATCTTCAAATATTGATTTTCCAAAATATTGTCCTCCTCAAGTAGTTAGTTATGGATCGAATTGCTATTTAATCTGCAAACTTAAAACAGGAATGGTTCCCCTAACAGACAGCTCAATTTCTCCCGTTTCAAATGCCTGGAGATACTTATCAATCTGCTCTTGATCATCAAATTTGTAGTCAAACCCAATCCATCCAAAAATCATGTTGTCTACACCGCAATGAAACTTTCCTCCAACCATTTGATTGTACCGTATGCCACCCCAAGGCTTCTTTTCACACACTGAGTACCGCAGTTTACCAAAATTGTTGCGGATCATCACGAAGTAGTTATCCGATACACCCATTACTCGCATCGGCTTCTTCCAATCGTTAACCCTAATGAGATTACCGATACTTACAGTATCCAGAATTTCTTTTGTTATGTTCTCATGTATCAAGCTCATCAACTCCTTTCACGTTATTTAGAATCTCTACATTACGCATTTTTTTATTTTTCTAACTTTTTTACAAGCCTTTTTAGTTGAAACTCTTTGACAAACGTTTTGATTTTTTCATATAGAAGTCTGATTTTCAAGCATTGTGTTTTTAGTTTTTCGTAGTAAAGTCTCAACATAATAGCAACCCTCACTCCTATGTGCAGTACACGTCTACTTGTAACCCCATAAAACTTTTATTTCACTTTGAACTGACTTTAATTCTAAT
This window encodes:
- a CDS encoding DHHA1 domain-containing protein; this encodes MDTYYANKLDDLPGFSLMADMMSMMELENRYYAKLSLKSLRHAGLRTLFEAMNFDLNNLSATDFLYGVSPAVTAATRFDNIKLAIDFLMCDTDSPEIKGLAKELVKANERRKEVQTEALRALKPFVDENDKVVIVFDPTLGKGMNGLVGQKLSKSFNRPAIVLGEGDNEDTYAGSFRGLEDFSMLDLLDSCDNVFYTGGHPAAGGLQIYKTNLELLRQELNEKLDNFEADNSMYYDLEFDVDQIDEKLINYLSEFYRVTGNHFKEGKFLIKGLFISDKKLMGKSLNTVKIDCDTLQLMKFKTDSEYFDSVPVFTEIEAIGTLNMNYWKQYKPKFKITKTMQLFIEDYREKI